Proteins encoded in a region of the Epinephelus lanceolatus isolate andai-2023 chromosome 20, ASM4190304v1, whole genome shotgun sequence genome:
- the chrnd gene encoding acetylcholine receptor subunit delta, with protein MKLQPAALSAVFLLALLSSECWGRNEEERLINYLIKERGYNKELRPVERQQDAVDVYLALTLSNLISLKEVDETLLTNVWIDHTWTDYRLSWNVSEFDGIEVLRLPTSMVWLPEIVLENNNDAQFQVAYYSNVLVDSAGLCYWLPPAIFRSSCSINVNYFPFDWQNCTLKFTSLTYNAKEIRMLLKEEYSEDLSEKWTVEWIIIDPASFTENGEWEIIHRPAKRNTYKHIPMESNKHQDITFYLVIKRKPLFYIVNIIIPCVLISFLASLVYYLPADSGEKMTLSISVLLAQSVFLLLISQRLPETSMSVPLIVKYLMFIMVLVTVVVLNCVVVLNLHFRTPSTHIMSEWTKKFFLERLPRILHMSRPAEEEPHWDGALPRRSSSVGYIASAEEYYSVKSRSELMFERQSVRHGLTARATHAAIVKPQEDGGVTDQLFAEIKPALDGANYIIKHMRNKNDYNEEKDNWSGIARTVDRLCLFLVTPVMTFGTIIIFLMGICNHPPHLPFKGDPYDYREENPRLL; from the exons agtgcTGGGGCAGGAACGAGGAGGAGCGTCTGATCAACTACCTGATAAAGGAGCGAGGATATAACAAAGAGCTGCGACCTGTTGAAAGGCAGCAGGACGCTGTCGATGTTTACCTCGCACTCACACTGTCCAACCTCATTTCTCTG AAAGAGGTCGACGAAACTCTGCTGACGAACGTGTGGATAGATCAC ACGTGGACTGACTACCGACTGTCGTGGAATGTGTCAGAGTTTGATGGTATCGAGGTGCTTCGATTGCCAACCAGCATGGTGTGGCTGCCGGAGATCGTGTTGGAAAACAA TAATGACGCCCAGTTCCAAGTGGCCTACTACAGTAATGTTCTCGTGGATTCTGCTGGTCTCTGCTATTGGTTACCTCCCGCCATCTTCCGCTCCTCCTGCTCCATAAACGTCAACTACTTTCCCTTCGACTGGCAGAACTGCACGCTCAAATTCAC CTCTCTGACCTACAATGCCAAAGAGATCAGGATGCTATTGAAGGAGGAATATAGTGAGGATTTAAGTGAGAAATGGACGGTGGAGTGGATCATCATTGACCCTGCAAGCTTCACAG AGAACGGTGAGTGGGAGATCATCCACCGGCCGGCCAAGAGGAACACTTACAAGCACATTCCTATGGAGAGCAACAAGCACCAGGACATCACCTTCTACCTGGTCATCAAACGCAAACCTCTCTTCTACATCGTCAACATCATCATCCCCTGTGTGCTCATCTCCTTCCTGGCCTCGCTCGTCTACTACCTGCCTGCTGACA gtGGTGAGAAGATGACCTTGTCCATCTCAGTGCTGCTGGCTCAGTCTGTCTTTCTGCTGCTGATCTCTCAAAGGCTGCCGGAGACTTCCATGTCTGTTCCACTTATTGTCAA ataCTTGATGTTCATCATGGTGTTGGTGACGGTGGTGGTGTTGAACTGTGTGGTCGTCCTCAACCTGCACTTCAGGACACCGAGCACACACATAATGTCTGAATGGACCAAAAAg TTCTTCCTTGAGCGGCTGCCCCGCATCCTGCATATGTCTCGCCCCGCTGAGGAGGAACCACACTGGGATGGAGCATTGCCACGGCGATCCAGCTCAGTGGGCTACATTGCCTCGGCGGAGGAGTACTACAGTGTCAAGTCCCGCAGTGAGCTGATGTTTGAGAGACAGTCGGTGAGGCACGGACTGACGGCCCGAGCCACACACGCAGCAA TTGTGAAGCCACAGGAGGATGGAGGTGTGACAGATCAGCTGTTTGCAGAAATCAAGCCGGCGTTGGACGGAGCAAACTACATCATCAAACACATGCGCAACAAGAACGACTACAATGAG GAGAAAGATAACTGGAGTGGCATTGCTCGTACAGTGGACCGCctctgtctcttcctggttACCCCGGTGATGACGTTTGGCACCATCATCATCTTCCTGATGGGAATCTGTAACCACCCTCCACATCTGCCTTTCAAAGGAGACCCATACGACTACAGAGAGGAAAACCCACGCCtgctgtaa